The following are encoded together in the Iodobacter fluviatilis genome:
- the fusA gene encoding elongation factor G — MARKTSIEHYRNIGISAHIDAGKTTTTERVLFYTGVNHKIGEVHDGAATMDWMEQEQERGITITSAATTTFWKGMAQQYPEHRINIIDTPGHVDFTIEVERSMRVLDGACMVYCAVGGVQPQSETVWRQANKYKVPRLAFVNKMDRQGANFFRVVEQMKIRLKANPVPVVIPVGAEDGFTGVVDLIKMKSILWDEASQGMKFEYGEIPAELLELAKTWRENMVEAAAESSEEMMNKYLEEGDLSEADIVAGLRIRTLACEIQPMLCGSAFKNKGVQRMLDAVIDFMPSPIEVAAITGVNHKEESITREASDTAPFSALAFKLMSDPYVGQLTFFRVYSGIVKSGDTVLNSVKDKKERIGRIVQMHANDRQEIDEVYAGDIAAAIGLKDVTTGETLCAPSDFIILERMVFPEPVIHVAVEPKTKPDQEKMGIALNRLAKEDPSFRVRTDEETGQTIMSGMGELHLEILVDRMRREFGVEANVGAPQVAYRETITRIAADVEGKHAKQSGGKGQYGHCVITVEPAGEGNGYSFSDEVKGGSIPREFIPSVDKGIQNTLKAGVLAGFPVVDVKVRLTFGSYHDVDSSQLAFELAGSIAFKEAMRRAGAVILEPMMAVEVETPEEYMGDIMGDISSRRGILQGMDDNPAGGKMVKAELPLSEMFGYSTRLRSMSQGRATYSMEFKHYSEAPKHVADAIIANKK, encoded by the coding sequence GTGGCACGTAAGACTTCTATTGAGCATTACCGTAATATTGGTATTTCTGCTCACATCGACGCCGGTAAAACGACGACGACTGAACGCGTTTTGTTCTACACCGGTGTAAACCACAAGATCGGTGAAGTGCATGACGGCGCAGCAACAATGGACTGGATGGAGCAAGAGCAGGAGCGTGGTATCACGATTACTTCTGCTGCAACCACCACGTTCTGGAAAGGCATGGCGCAACAGTACCCAGAACATCGCATTAACATCATTGACACTCCAGGTCACGTTGACTTCACTATTGAAGTTGAGCGCTCAATGCGCGTTCTGGATGGTGCTTGCATGGTTTACTGCGCTGTGGGTGGTGTTCAACCTCAGTCTGAAACCGTATGGCGTCAAGCAAATAAATACAAAGTTCCACGTCTTGCGTTCGTAAACAAGATGGATCGCCAAGGTGCTAACTTCTTCCGCGTTGTTGAGCAGATGAAGATTCGCCTGAAAGCTAATCCAGTGCCCGTTGTTATTCCGGTGGGGGCTGAAGACGGCTTTACTGGTGTAGTCGACTTGATCAAGATGAAGTCAATCTTGTGGGACGAAGCATCGCAAGGCATGAAGTTTGAGTACGGTGAGATTCCAGCCGAATTACTTGAACTGGCGAAAACATGGCGCGAAAACATGGTGGAAGCCGCTGCTGAATCATCTGAAGAGATGATGAACAAATACCTTGAAGAAGGTGATTTGAGCGAAGCTGATATCGTAGCTGGCCTGCGTATTCGTACTTTAGCGTGCGAAATTCAGCCAATGTTGTGCGGTAGTGCGTTCAAGAACAAGGGTGTGCAGCGCATGCTCGACGCAGTAATCGACTTCATGCCGTCTCCGATTGAAGTGGCTGCGATTACGGGTGTGAACCATAAAGAAGAGTCTATCACTCGCGAGGCGTCTGATACTGCTCCATTCTCTGCACTTGCATTCAAGTTGATGAGCGATCCTTATGTTGGCCAGCTGACCTTCTTCCGAGTTTACTCTGGCATCGTGAAGTCTGGCGATACCGTGTTGAACTCGGTTAAAGATAAGAAAGAGCGTATTGGCCGTATCGTGCAAATGCACGCAAACGATCGTCAAGAAATTGATGAAGTTTATGCGGGTGATATCGCGGCTGCGATTGGCTTGAAAGATGTAACTACGGGTGAGACTTTATGTGCACCAAGTGACTTCATTATCTTGGAACGCATGGTATTCCCAGAGCCAGTGATTCACGTTGCTGTTGAGCCAAAAACAAAGCCAGACCAAGAGAAGATGGGTATTGCCCTGAATCGCTTGGCGAAAGAAGATCCTTCTTTCCGTGTGCGTACTGACGAAGAAACCGGCCAGACAATTATGTCTGGTATGGGTGAGTTGCACTTAGAAATTCTGGTTGACCGCATGCGTCGTGAATTTGGCGTTGAAGCGAACGTGGGTGCTCCGCAAGTTGCATACCGCGAAACTATTACCCGCATCGCGGCCGATGTTGAAGGTAAACACGCGAAACAGTCTGGCGGTAAGGGCCAGTACGGTCATTGCGTAATTACTGTTGAGCCGGCTGGTGAGGGCAATGGTTACTCCTTCTCTGATGAAGTTAAGGGTGGTTCGATTCCTCGTGAATTTATCCCTTCGGTAGACAAGGGTATCCAGAACACGCTGAAAGCTGGTGTGTTGGCAGGTTTCCCTGTTGTTGACGTTAAGGTTCGCTTGACATTTGGTTCGTACCATGATGTTGACTCTTCACAACTTGCGTTTGAACTTGCGGGTTCGATTGCATTTAAAGAAGCGATGCGTCGTGCTGGTGCCGTAATTCTTGAGCCTATGATGGCCGTAGAAGTCGAAACACCAGAAGAGTATATGGGCGACATCATGGGCGATATCTCGTCCCGCCGTGGCATCTTGCAAGGTATGGATGATAATCCTGCTGGTGGCAAGATGGTTAAGGCTGAGTTGCCTCTTTCCGAGATGTTTGGTTACTCGACTCGCTTGCGCTCAATGTCGCAAGGTCGTGCAACTTACTCTATGGAATTCAAGCACTACTCCGAAGCGCCGAAGCATGTGGCTGACGCGATTATTGCGAACAAAAAATAA
- the rpsG gene encoding 30S ribosomal protein S7 has protein sequence MPRRREVPKRDVLPDPKFGSQELTKFMNVVMMDGKKAVAERIVYGALVQIEKKTGKSPLEVFSAAIGNAKPMVEVKSRRVGGANYQVPVEVRPSRRLALAMRWVRDAARKRGEKSMDLRLAGELLDAAEGRGGAMKKRDEVHRMAEANKAFAHYRF, from the coding sequence ATGCCTAGACGCAGAGAAGTACCGAAACGTGACGTTTTACCGGATCCAAAATTTGGTAGCCAAGAGCTGACCAAGTTCATGAACGTTGTCATGATGGATGGCAAGAAAGCGGTTGCAGAGCGTATCGTTTACGGTGCACTTGTACAAATCGAGAAAAAAACTGGCAAATCACCGCTGGAAGTATTCTCAGCAGCAATCGGTAACGCTAAACCAATGGTTGAAGTAAAAAGCCGTCGTGTTGGTGGTGCAAACTATCAAGTACCAGTCGAAGTCCGTCCTAGCCGTCGTTTGGCATTGGCGATGCGTTGGGTTCGTGATGCGGCTCGTAAACGTGGTGAAAAATCGATGGATCTGCGTCTAGCAGGCGAACTCCTCGATGCGGCTGAAGGCCGTGGTGGCGCTATGAAGAAGCGCGACGAAGTACACCGTATGGCAGAAGCGAATAAAGCATTCGCCCACTACCGCTTCTAA
- the rpsL gene encoding 30S ribosomal protein S12, with protein sequence MPTINQLVRKGREQEKAKSKVPALESCPQKRGVCTRVYTTTPKKPNSALRKVCKVRLTNGFEVISYIGGEGHNLQEHSVVLIRGGRVKDLPGVRYHTVRGSLDTAGVKGRKQSRSKYGTKRPKA encoded by the coding sequence ATGCCAACGATTAACCAGCTCGTCCGCAAGGGTCGTGAGCAGGAAAAAGCAAAGAGCAAAGTGCCAGCTCTTGAGTCCTGCCCACAAAAACGTGGCGTATGCACTCGTGTATACACAACCACTCCTAAGAAGCCTAACTCAGCGCTTCGTAAAGTTTGTAAAGTTCGCTTAACCAACGGTTTCGAAGTTATTTCGTACATCGGTGGTGAAGGCCATAACCTGCAGGAACACAGCGTTGTGCTGATCCGCGGCGGTCGTGTTAAGGATTTGCCGGGTGTGCGTTACCACACAGTGCGCGGCTCCTTGGATACAGCTGGCGTTAAAGGTCGTAAGCAGTCACGCTCCAAGTACGGTACTAAGCGTCCTAAGGCTTAA
- the rpoC gene encoding DNA-directed RNA polymerase subunit beta' gives MKGLLELFKQVAANEEFDAIKIGLASPEKIRSWSFGEVKKPETINYRTFKPERDGLFCARIFGPIKDYECLCGKYKRLKHRGVICEKCGVEVTLSKVRRDRMGHIELASPVAHIWFLKSLPSRLGMVLDIPLRDIERVLYFEGFVVIEPGMTPLTRGQLLTEEDYFNKVEEYGDEFVALMGAEAVRELLKSMDVEDQITTLRAELSSTGSETKIKKISKRLKVLEAFQRSGIKPEWMVLEVLPVLPPELRPLVPLDGGRFATSDLNDLYRRVINRNNRLKRLLELRAPEIIVRNEKRMLQEAVDSLLDNGRRGKAMTGANKRPLKSLADMIKGKGGRFRQNLLGKRVDYSGRSVITVGPTLRLHQCGLPKLMGLELFKPFIFHKLEVLGLATTIKAAKKMVEAQDPVVWDILEDVIREHPILLNRAPTLHRLGIQAFEPVLIEGKAIQLHPLVCAAFNADFDGDQMAVHVPLSLEAQMEARTLMLASNNVLSPANGEPIIVPSQDIVLGLYYMTRERINAKGEGMYLIDVSEAMRAYASKEVTLQTRVDIRLKEWVRDEDGEWHSQMVRRNTTVGRAILSEILPKGLDFSHIDKALKKKEIGKLINASFRRCGLKDTVIFADQLMYTGFAYSTRGGISICVDDMVVPDKKVQLLAESYAEVREIEHQYSSGLVTQGERYNKVVDIWGRAGDQIAKAMMDQLGKEKVINCEGVEVDQDSFNSVFMMADSGARGSAAQIRQLAGMRGLMAKPDGSIIETPITTNFREGLTVLQYFISTHGARKGLADTALKTANSGYLTRRLVDVTQDLVVIEDDCGTKNGVVMKAVVQGGDVIEALRDRILGRVVVLDVIDPVTHETVYPVGTLLGEDEVEAIEVLGVDEVKVRTPLSCETRYGLCAACYGRDLGRGHLVNTGEAVGVIAAQSIGEPGTQLTMRTFHIGGAASRAAAATQVESKSSGNIAYSPNMRYVTNAKGDPVVIARSAEVIVVDDNGRERERHKVPYGATLTVKDGDSIKAGGVLGTWDPHTRPIISEYAGQVKFDNVEEGITVMKQVDDVTGLSTLVVIDPKRKGGKATGVRPMVKLLDERGGEVKMAGTDTTVMIGFQVGCIITVKDGQVVGVGDVLARIPQESAKTRDITGGLPRVAELFEARVPKDPGMLAEITGTVSFGKETKGKQRLVLTDLEGAPHEYLILKEKHVLVHDGQVVNRGESIVDGAIDPHDILRLQGIEALSRYVVQEVQEVYRLQGVKINDKHIEVILRQMLRRVIITDSADSAFIQGEQVERAEVLTVNDKLIAEGKLPASYDNVLLGITKASLSTDSFISAASFQETTRVLTEAAIMGKIDDLRGLKENVIVGRLIPAGTGLAYHRNRKRQAPVVDQLSDIFAPNAEVETTASAD, from the coding sequence ATGAAAGGCTTACTCGAACTCTTCAAGCAAGTTGCTGCAAATGAAGAATTTGATGCGATTAAGATCGGTCTGGCATCGCCAGAAAAAATCCGCTCTTGGTCGTTCGGCGAAGTAAAAAAGCCGGAAACCATTAACTACCGTACATTTAAGCCGGAACGTGATGGCTTATTTTGCGCGCGTATTTTTGGCCCAATCAAAGATTACGAATGCCTGTGCGGTAAGTACAAACGCCTGAAGCATCGTGGCGTGATCTGCGAAAAGTGCGGTGTGGAAGTGACTCTGTCTAAGGTTCGTCGCGACCGCATGGGACACATTGAACTGGCTAGCCCAGTTGCGCACATTTGGTTCTTGAAATCCCTGCCTTCGCGTTTAGGTATGGTGCTTGATATCCCATTGCGTGATATCGAACGCGTACTTTACTTCGAAGGTTTTGTGGTGATCGAGCCAGGCATGACGCCGCTCACACGTGGCCAATTGCTGACGGAAGAAGATTACTTCAATAAAGTTGAAGAGTACGGTGACGAATTCGTAGCCCTGATGGGTGCGGAAGCGGTGCGTGAACTCTTGAAGAGCATGGATGTAGAAGACCAAATCACCACCTTGCGTGCTGAATTGTCCTCCACCGGCTCTGAAACCAAAATCAAGAAGATTTCTAAGCGCCTGAAAGTGCTGGAAGCTTTCCAGCGTTCCGGCATCAAGCCAGAATGGATGGTTTTGGAAGTTCTGCCTGTATTACCGCCAGAATTACGTCCTCTCGTACCATTGGATGGTGGTCGTTTCGCTACTTCGGATCTGAACGATCTGTACCGTCGCGTGATTAACCGTAATAACCGTCTGAAACGTCTTTTAGAATTGCGCGCGCCTGAAATTATCGTGCGTAATGAAAAGCGTATGTTGCAAGAAGCGGTTGATTCCTTGCTCGATAACGGCCGTCGCGGTAAAGCGATGACGGGTGCGAACAAGCGTCCTCTCAAATCCTTGGCAGATATGATCAAGGGTAAGGGCGGTCGTTTCCGTCAGAACTTGTTGGGTAAGCGCGTAGATTATTCTGGTCGTTCGGTTATTACCGTTGGCCCGACACTGCGTCTGCATCAGTGCGGCTTGCCAAAACTGATGGGTCTGGAGCTGTTCAAGCCATTTATTTTCCACAAGCTTGAAGTGCTTGGTCTTGCGACCACCATTAAAGCGGCGAAGAAAATGGTTGAAGCCCAAGATCCAGTCGTTTGGGACATCTTGGAAGACGTGATTCGTGAACATCCGATTCTCTTGAACCGTGCGCCAACACTTCACCGCTTGGGTATTCAAGCGTTTGAGCCAGTGTTGATCGAAGGTAAAGCGATTCAACTGCATCCACTCGTCTGCGCGGCATTCAATGCCGACTTTGACGGTGACCAGATGGCTGTTCACGTTCCACTGAGCCTTGAAGCGCAGATGGAAGCACGCACCTTGATGCTGGCTTCTAACAACGTATTGTCGCCTGCAAACGGCGAGCCAATTATCGTTCCTTCGCAGGATATCGTGCTGGGTCTGTATTACATGACTCGTGAGCGTATCAATGCCAAGGGCGAGGGCATGTACCTGATCGACGTAAGCGAAGCAATGCGTGCTTATGCGAGCAAGGAAGTGACCTTGCAAACGCGTGTTGATATCCGTTTGAAAGAATGGGTACGAGACGAAGACGGCGAATGGCATAGCCAGATGGTGCGTCGTAACACCACAGTGGGTCGTGCGATCTTGTCTGAAATTCTGCCTAAAGGCTTGGACTTCAGCCATATCGACAAGGCGCTGAAAAAGAAAGAAATTGGTAAGCTGATTAACGCTTCATTCCGCCGTTGCGGTTTGAAAGATACCGTTATTTTTGCTGATCAACTGATGTACACCGGTTTTGCTTATTCGACACGCGGCGGTATCTCAATTTGCGTTGATGATATGGTTGTACCAGATAAGAAGGTTCAGCTCTTGGCTGAATCCTACGCTGAAGTGCGTGAGATCGAGCATCAGTACAGCTCTGGTCTGGTGACTCAGGGTGAACGTTATAACAAGGTTGTGGATATCTGGGGCCGTGCCGGTGATCAGATCGCCAAAGCGATGATGGACCAGCTCGGTAAAGAGAAGGTTATCAACTGTGAAGGCGTTGAAGTCGATCAAGACTCGTTCAACTCTGTGTTTATGATGGCCGATTCCGGTGCCCGCGGTTCTGCAGCGCAGATTCGTCAGCTGGCCGGTATGCGGGGTTTGATGGCTAAACCGGACGGTTCGATTATTGAAACGCCGATTACCACCAACTTCCGTGAAGGCTTGACCGTTCTTCAGTACTTTATCTCCACACACGGTGCACGGAAGGGTCTGGCAGATACGGCGCTGAAAACAGCGAATTCGGGTTACCTGACTCGTCGTCTGGTTGACGTAACGCAAGACTTGGTAGTGATCGAAGACGATTGCGGTACTAAGAACGGCGTCGTCATGAAGGCGGTAGTACAGGGTGGTGACGTGATCGAAGCCTTGCGTGATCGTATCTTGGGCCGTGTAGTGGTACTGGATGTGATTGATCCTGTGACGCACGAAACCGTGTATCCAGTGGGCACCTTGCTCGGTGAAGACGAAGTAGAAGCGATCGAAGTCCTTGGCGTTGATGAAGTTAAAGTTCGTACTCCATTGTCTTGCGAAACACGCTATGGCTTATGTGCTGCGTGTTATGGTCGTGATCTTGGTCGTGGTCACTTGGTTAATACAGGTGAAGCTGTTGGTGTGATCGCTGCGCAATCGATTGGTGAGCCTGGTACACAGCTGACCATGCGTACCTTCCACATCGGGGGGGCGGCGTCGCGTGCGGCTGCTGCAACGCAAGTAGAGTCGAAGTCCAGCGGTAATATCGCGTATAGCCCTAACATGCGCTACGTGACCAATGCCAAGGGCGATCCAGTGGTGATTGCACGTTCTGCTGAAGTGATCGTTGTTGATGACAATGGTCGTGAGCGTGAGCGTCACAAAGTACCTTATGGTGCAACACTGACCGTTAAAGATGGCGATAGCATTAAAGCCGGTGGTGTACTGGGTACGTGGGATCCGCACACTCGTCCAATTATTTCGGAATACGCCGGTCAGGTGAAGTTCGATAATGTGGAAGAGGGTATTACCGTAATGAAGCAAGTCGATGATGTGACCGGTCTTTCGACCTTGGTTGTTATCGATCCTAAGCGTAAAGGCGGTAAGGCAACTGGCGTACGTCCAATGGTTAAGTTGTTGGATGAGCGTGGCGGCGAAGTGAAAATGGCGGGTACAGACACCACCGTTATGATCGGTTTCCAAGTGGGTTGTATTATCACTGTGAAAGATGGTCAGGTTGTGGGTGTGGGTGATGTACTGGCGCGTATTCCACAAGAATCCGCTAAGACTCGCGATATTACAGGGGGGTTGCCACGCGTTGCTGAGTTGTTTGAAGCACGTGTGCCGAAAGATCCAGGTATGTTGGCTGAAATTACCGGTACAGTTTCATTCGGTAAAGAAACCAAGGGTAAGCAGCGGTTAGTCTTAACAGATCTGGAAGGTGCGCCGCACGAATACCTGATCTTGAAAGAAAAACACGTACTGGTTCACGATGGTCAAGTTGTTAACCGTGGTGAAAGCATTGTCGATGGCGCGATTGATCCGCACGATATTTTGCGTTTGCAAGGTATCGAAGCGTTATCTCGCTACGTGGTACAAGAAGTGCAGGAAGTTTACCGTCTGCAGGGTGTAAAGATTAACGATAAGCATATTGAAGTGATTCTGCGTCAAATGTTGCGTCGAGTAATCATTACTGATTCAGCTGATTCTGCCTTCATCCAAGGTGAGCAAGTTGAGCGTGCCGAAGTCCTTACCGTGAACGATAAGTTAATTGCTGAAGGTAAGTTACCAGCAAGCTACGATAATGTTCTGTTAGGTATTACCAAGGCATCTCTGTCCACTGATTCGTTTATTTCAGCGGCTTCCTTCCAGGAAACCACGCGGGTGCTGACTGAAGCAGCCATCATGGGTAAAATCGATGACTTGCGTGGCCTGAAAGAAAACGTGATTGTAGGACGTTTGATTCCTGCAGGTACTGGTTTAGCTTACCACCGTAATCGTAAGCGTCAGGCTCCTGTTGTTGATCAATTGTCTGATATTTTCGCTCCAAATGCAGAGGTAGAAACCACTGCAAGTGCTGATTAA